One Triticum dicoccoides isolate Atlit2015 ecotype Zavitan chromosome 5B, WEW_v2.0, whole genome shotgun sequence genomic window carries:
- the LOC119312899 gene encoding ankyrin repeat domain-containing protein 2A-like: MATTQEAEKTSVVEAVEEASPAAAAAPAEEKTSVKAVQEPSPAAAAPAEEKTSVKAEEEPSPAAAAAEGQRRPPAATAARRAGAPASPFDFSTMMNLLNDPSIKEMAEQIAKDPSFSEMAEQLQKTVAPAPARSPQEVAAALDPQKYVSTMQQLMQNPQFVAMAERLGSALMQDPAMSSVLGGLTNPAHKEQLQARVARMKDDPSLKPILDEIESGGPAAMMKYWNDPEALQKFGRAMGVGPSGAAAGAEAEAEEEEEVAAGEEGEYEEESIIHQTASVGDVEGLKKALAEGVDKDEEDSEGRRGLHFACGYGELGCAQALLEAGAAADAVDKNKNTALHYAAGYGRQECVALLVDHGASVTLQNLDGKTAIDVARLNSQEEVLKLLEKHAYV; the protein is encoded by the exons ATGGCCACCACTCAAG AGGCGGAGAAGACGAGCGTCGTCGAGGCCGTGGAGGAGGCTTccccggcggcggctgcggcgccgGCGGAGGAGAAGACGAGCGTCAAGGCCGTGCAGGAGCCTTCCCCGGCGGCTGCGGCGCCGGCGGAGGAGAAGACAAGCGTTAAGGCCGAGGAGGAGCCTTCCCCGGCGGCTGCGGCAGCGGAGGGGCAGCGGCGGCCGCCTGCGGCTACGGCGGCGCGCAGGGCGGGTGCTCCGGCCAGCCCATTCGACTTCTCCACCATGATGAACTTGCTCAAC GACCCGAGCATCAAGGAGATGGCGGAGCAGATCGCCAAGGACCCGTCCTTCAGCGAGATGGCGGAGCAGCTGCAGAAGAcggtggcgccggcgccggcgcgctcGCCGCAGGAGGTGGCGGCCGCGCTGGACCCGCAGAAGTACGTGTCGACGATGCAGCAGCTGATGCAGAACCCGCAGTTCGTGGCCATGGCGGAGCGGCTGGGCAGCGCGCTGATGCAGGACCCGGCCATGTCCTCCGTCCTGGGCGGCCTCACCAACCCCGCCCACAAGGAGCAGCTCCAGGCCCGCGTCGCCCGCATGAAGGACGACCCCTCCCTCAAGCCCATCCTCGACGAGATCGAGTCCGGCGGCCCCGCCGCCATGATGAA gtactggaacgacccggaggcgCTGCAGAAGTTCGGCCGCGCGATGGGCGTGGGCCCGTcgggcgccgccgccggagctgaagccgaggcagaggaggaggaagaggttgctgccggCGAGGAAGGGGAGTACGAGGAGGAGTCTATCATCCACCAGACGGCGAGCGTGGGAGACGTGGAGGGGCTGAAGAAGGCGCTGGCGGAGGGCGTGGACAAGGACGAGGAGGACTCGGAGGGGCGGCGGGGGCTGCACTTCGCGTGCGGCTACGGCGAGCTCGGGTGCGCGCAGGCGCTGCTGGAGGCCGGCGCCGCCGCGGACGCCGTGGACAAGAACAAGAACACCGCGCTCCACTACGCCGCCGGCTACGGCCGCCAGGAGTGCGTCGCGCTGCTCGTCGACCACGGCGCCTCCGT GACGCTGCAGAACCTGGACGGGAAGACGGCCATCGACGTGGCGAGGCTCAACAGCCAGGAGGAGGTGCTCAAGCTGCTGGAGAAGCACGCCTACGTCtag